The Gopherus evgoodei ecotype Sinaloan lineage chromosome 4, rGopEvg1_v1.p, whole genome shotgun sequence nucleotide sequence GGAAGACCTGGATCTGGAGTTGTTGGAATGGAGGCCAGTGGAGAAGGGGGGTATGGGGGTGGTGTCTGACTTCTCTGTACACAACAACTCCTGTTTCCTCCTTTCCAACAGCTGATAAGAATTTAGCTCTTTCCAACAGCCACTTATGCTGACAGGGCAcattctttctctctgccattcctCACAATAACACTAGGAAAAAGAGGGGcggggggaagctgctgctgggtggggggaggggcaggcggggGGACTGAGACAATGGCTGTGGCTGCCCAGCCATCTGACAAAGGCTCTCTTGTTGGTCTCTACATTCCTCTGACAAGGGAGAGGGGATTGTTTACACCCAAAGCCTCATTCCATTTGGCTTGGTGCTTGACTGATTGGAGAAACGGGGAGAGGGCTCCAGAGAATCCTAAAATTTCTCCTGCGTGTGGCACGCAAAAACCCAGCGTGTACAAACTGTTCCTTCCCCACACAGCCATGAACAAGTACATGCATTTCCCCCACTCCATGCAAAGATGTGCATTTCCCCCCACATACATACAGCTATTCACATAGAGTCacaggactggaatggacctcgcgaggtcatctagtccagtcccctgcactcatggcattatctagaccatacctgacaggtgtctgtctaacacACAGTCTCCTTTATGCATACATACATTTGAGCGCATATATGGGTAAGTGCTAGCAGCAGTTTTGATTGAGAAGCTGATAGAGGGGTGGAGCCAGAGAAATTTAGGGATGACCAGTCTAGCAAACCTGTCCCCACTTTGTGGCTGGTGTCCTGGGGCTGTTTGAATTAAAGGAACAGGTCAGCCAGTACCTCTCCTCCTCCGTGAGCTCTAAAAACAAGCTCTGAACATTAGGTGCTACTCTGGTCAGTCTGCTTTCTCCAGATACCAGCTGTCCAGCAATGGGCTCCCAGACCAGCAGCATGACCCACTGACACTTGTTGCTATGTCACACTCCTATGAAAAGCAGAAAGGTGGTCACCTGACATCTGCCCAGCCACGCCTGCCACACTCACTTTGATTTGGCAGATCTGAATGTAGGTGACATGAGCAGGACTGGATCTTCTTCCTTCAGCTTCTTACTATGTCACCTAGGATATGCATGTGCATACACCCATGTGCCTCCTGAAGTAGCACTTGTTTCACATCATActaagggagagggaagaagtgCTATCAAAAATCCTGTTTGCTACTTACATGCATGACAAAGCTGAGGCCTGCAGTTACTCTGCAGATATTTGCTGTGCGGTGTAAGTATTAGTGATAGTAGAATCTACATGACTATAATAATATTACCTAGATCTCTTTTCATcaggagatctcaaagtgctttacaaaggagggcaatATTAGctgcattttacaggtggggaaactgaggcacagcaaggtgaagtgatttgcctggAGTCACCCGGAAGCCCAGTAGCTAAGTGACTGAGCACAATCACTTTTTCTTGCTGCAAATCAAAGCAAAAATCCATGCagaaaattaggcacctaagtagcACTGGCCTGATTTTCCCACAGATGCTCCATAGCTCACACTGAAGTCACAGGGAGATGCAGGTGCCCATCACCTCTGAAAACATTGACAGAGACGATGCATAATACTTTGCTATGAAATGCACTTGCACTGCTCCAGCAGCGTTCATGTGAGCTAATGTTACTGCTAACTCTGCTCATTCTATAACATACTTCAAACCTTCCCAGGCGGGCTCCAACTCGGGTGTGGAGTGATCGACGAGAGGTCCTGTTTTTAAATGATAATAAAAGTGTAGGGATTCTGGGTAACCTGGTATATGTCACCAGTACTGGAGGTCGATTTCAGAGGAGCATGCCCAGTAATCATAGGGCTTTAACGGAATGATTGATTTATGGAGCAGGaaaggaagcaggtctccttgtgAAAATACAATCATTAGTTAAATAGAGAACACAAGGAGAAAGGCAAACATTTAACTCTTGCACTAATGTGGGAGTGAATGGCTGCTGATCCCTCCTCCTTCACCTCTGCCAAGGAATAAATTCCCTACAATAGTGCATTTCAGTGTGGTAATACAGCAACCCAACTTCCTCACGTGTTTCAGTGACATTAAGGCAAGATACCACAGATGGGCAAAAAGCCAAAAAATTTACCCTTCAGTCAATGAATAAATCACATCAGGGAACTAACACTCACCCCAACCTAGTCCAGCAGTGTTATCACCCTTAACTAGACATTTCCTAGCTTCTGTTGCCTTTGGGTCATTATCTAGCAGTAGTTTCTGGTACTGAATAtccttgtttgttgtttttaaaagcactAAATCTTTCATGAAAGGTTGTAGTGGCTTCTGGTGAGATTCAAATCCCCGGCCATCATACAATTATGTAATTGGAAATGTGTCCTATCATAGGAAAATAGTTGGCAGCAAAGTGAGCAAGGAAAACAGCAGGCAGACAGTTACACAGCAGATAACTTTGCAGATTCTCAGGGTTTtcaagtgtttttgtttgttttcattttggtgGGAAAGGCATGTTGAAGTTGGGAAAAAGGATTGAAGAATGGAAGGTGGAAACAGCAGAAGCAAAAACACAAGGCCATATTGGACTGCTCACCTGCCAAACTAAGGGTGGGAATTTCAAGAGTGTCTGGtgctgcattgacttcaatgggagcagagttaggccaatgatgTGTATTTCCGAGAATCCCACACAACTGTGTGAAATAGATATTGGTTAATATTTTCCAaaatgcctaagtcccattttcaaaagcaacttagGCTGAAATTTGCCAAGAGCTTTAGGTACCAAGTTCTCATTGAAATAagtaggagttaggtgcccaaataccttCTTGAATCCCACACTCAGGCTTCTAAGTGTCAGTAAATGTTAAtggcatttaggctcctaagttacttaggtgctttggaaaatataCACAACTGATAGCTAACTTCTCTCTTTGAAAGAAATGTTAAGTCTTTAAAACataatcccttcccccaacctTATGCACTTCAGCACCTTAGATCAGAAATGCGGACACAGCCTTCCACTAATGTGAATGTGAATGGAGTACTATCCAAAAGGGTCACTTTGCTTTTTCTTGATTTTCACTTtaccctctccccttcctggaATCATAAATATGCTATATATGCGAGCTGTTCCTAGCTGTTCAGACAGCAGGGACAGTGCAGTACTTAGATTCTCCTAGATTTCAATTGCTTATAGGAACTAGTCCAGTGTCTGTAATAGAAAAGGGGACATTTGTCATGTTAGCTCTTCAGCAGCTGAGTATGATCAGTTATCCAGGTAAATGCTTGGCCAGCTGTGGATCCCTTCTTAGTATGAACTCAGGTAGGGAGCGAGTATTCCCTCCCTCTCTGCATAGGCCTGCATTTAccatagaccaggggtggccaaacttactgatcctCTGAGCTACGTACGATAATCGAGGGCTGGGCGTGCTTggtggggctcggggcttcagccctgcggtggggtggtggggctagggTTTTCTGCCCTGTGAGGAAgtgggtctcagggcttcagtccCACAGGAAGCACCTCTCggggcttggggctccagctccactcctgctgaagccctcagccccagccccagcaagtatgccccatggggctgaagccctgcctGAGAGACCCCCTAGCCCCACCACAGAGCAGAAGCCCTGAGTTTCTCCCCAGCCCCTGAcaatctggtaggtggagaatggggggcggggaggatgaGGGCCATCACGAGTCTCATTTTAattgtaaaagagctgcatgtggctcatgagccattgtttgcctacccctgccatagACCTTGATGGGAGTTAAGCACACACAGAGAAGAGTACATCCACTGTATCTGTAAGTGAGGCATCTACCTCTCTCCCTTCCAGCTGCATTTACTGTTTACCTGCTGATTAGTGGGTATTACAAACTGGAATACATTCATAGACTCACCAATGGGACAGGTAGTTCGTAAGGACACATCCATTGCAGTCATGGGGCTTTCCCTAGAGATAGCAAGGCACTAAAATGCACCCTTTTATGTCCCACGGCTGGCAGCCAGTCACAGAGAACTGGCCAATACTTCTGACTTCTGATGCCAGGGGACTGGCTCAACCAATCAGGGTAGGGCTGGGGTTGGAAATTAGAATTAAATGGGGGAGCCACAGTCCTAagcatggggctgggggagagggctcTGCCTTTAAATACAACAATCCAAGTGCAGGAGGTTCACATGCCACCAACATTTTAATGAGAGAAGAACTTCCAACAATGCTTGTCTTTTTCCCTTCACTGAACTTTTCTAGGGAGACAACCATCCTTCTAACCTTCACAGCTCGCTGATTAAAGGTCGGGCCTgaaatgttttctgaaaagaaaaaaaaatagttctttTTAAGTGATTCCAGAAGCTGGGCTAGATGTTATGAGTCAGCAAAGTCCCCTATAGCAGCTCAGATTCACTCTGGTGCCTTACTTGTTCCAGTGACCTTAAAAATGTGGCTGTGCGGCGAAGGCAGAAAATGGGGATGTCAGATGAAAAAGGACAGaggttgtgttttttgttttagttttaaaagCAATTAAACTAGTGGTATGTCTCCAGGGGCTTCCTTTCGTACTACATATTTACTGTACATCATCAAcatgagagtgtgtgtgtctagGCAGAGTTGGCAGGTTATTCTTTAATGGGTCTGAAGAATGCTTGATGTAACTAAGACCCCAGTCTGGCAAAGCACTTAACTTTAAGCTCATGaagagtcccactgaaatcctGCACATGCTTACGTGTTTTGCTGAACTTGGATCTTTCTGCACACTTCTCTGTGCCCATGAAAATGAGAAGTGCAAGTAGCCTGCAGTGTTTGTGTTCTGACTGGGGAAGTGGAGTGGAATTGGTATACTGTTTCTAGATCACCAGCTCTTAACATCTCTTGTACCAGGATGTTGTCCCCTTTCCCACTGTGGCGGGGCGAAGACTCACCGCCCTGGCGCCTCCTGCTGTtagtcctgggaattagctcttccagtctGGAGCGCCctctcacctgctgctggcccccatgtccctcctggaccacAGTGCCATTtacatcagggttctgcccctagcagcaacccacaatctgggtctccccacccagaggatcccccaaccccctatccccaccttgcctcagtggctactgctagtcatcatctagcccccacttcctggggcagacagcagtctgtaaaccactcatcatcggcaaggggggttggaccaactccctctgcctatatctgggctgcccctctgcagctccaGTACCCTTTGTGGCCCCTTAACTAAGCCTGCATCCTGGGGtcttgctaggctggagctccccagctcactCTATTCTTCACAAGTACTGCTCCACCTCAGATACCCTGCTCAGCTACCAGGCAGCCAGCTCCTTCTCCCTCAAGAAACTAGAGAGAGGGTCTCTTTTTCCTTCTGGCCCACTGCcgtcttataagggccagctgggccctgattgcactggctacagctgtggctgctttcccaatcagcccagcttttcctctgccacagccctttcccagggctgttttaagcccttcagggcaggagtgggataaccaccccgctacacccACCATCCAGCTAGAACACTCTCCCACCATtcgcatgtgcatgcacacacacttagCAATATGGGAAGGGCAAAGTGATACGACCCACTCCACATCCCCAAGGACCGCaatccccaggttgagaacccctggtctagtttCAGAAGCTCAGAAAGAGACCCCTCCAGCTAACTCCACAACagccaagtgcaaaaaaaaactacaaacacttgggggggatgggaggaatGTGCAAAACAAAAGTGACAATTTGGTTCCAGGACATTTTGTGGTTGAGAAGTTTGATATTTCCCAAGCTGACCCATTTCACACGGAAGTGTGGGCAAATTTGaatgtctgtttttttgtttgtttaagataTCAAGCTATTTAGGCCTTTGCGccagtgtttttggttttaattacACAAATGAAATGAAACCCCCTTGTCGCAGAGCATTTGAAAACGTAACTGCTGGCTACAGCATTCTTTTGCAGAGAAATACGGAAGAAACTTGTATTAAAAGACTCAGTTAAGAAGTTAAATAACTATTCTTAGATGGCTGCAACTGGTCTATCCCTCCATTAGTCCCCTTCAGCTCTGGAATGTCAGCATTCTAATGGAAGTTTGGCACCTCGTAAGGAGGGGTCTACTTAAATCACagagaaatcacacatttttcatgggCTGGTATGGCATAAATAGCTAATTCTGCGGATGTGTCACACAGTTACAAAATTTGCTATTTATGATGTGGACCAACCAGCAAAAAATGATTTCTccgcagcatttctcaaactgggggcctcAACCCAAAAGTGGGTCATAAGCCTATGAGAGGGTTGtggtatttccacccttacttctccgctgctgctggcagtggcgctaTCTAAAGCTGGTTGGGAGAAGAGTGGCGGCTGCTGCCTGGTGGTCCTACTGCTGGCCATGGCGCAGCTTTCAGAGCtaggtgcccagccagcagctgctgctctccattctgccttcagagctgggcagccagagaccagatttcatgggggagatcagatttcatggtccataaTACGATTTTCACAGCCGCAAATTTGGTAGAACCCCTACACATAAGGAATGCTACTACCTCTTTCTACTAGTGTACAATTGCCAGGACCAACACCAGAGGCTTTAATACTCATCTGTGTATtatttaggccttgtctgcactaaaaaattgcaccactttaactatacctCACAGATGCAGTTATATGGGTTTAAAGAGGCTTTATACCTATATTGCTGTTCCAATATGGGAAAGGGAACAAAATCTACCACTATAAGGCACTTTCATACCAGTATAACGGTGTCCAGACTAAAAGCTGTACGTATAACTACATCAGTAAAAAAATGACACCCCTAACTAAAATATTTACactggtacaaaaactgtgtgttgtttatattgcagtagtacaTAAAATATGCTAGGTTCTGTGTGCAGACATAGGAAGAAGAGAGGACAATCTTAATTCAAAACCACTGATAGCTAACTGCTAGGTCTGCCATTTCAGGTAGACCTGTGGGACGAAATAACAGAAGATTCAACCGTGGCATAGTGGAGGAGTGCTGTTTTCGGAGTTGCGACCTTGCTCTTTTGGAAACGTACTGTGCAAAGTCTGTTAAGTCTGAGCGGGACCTCTCGTCCTCTTCTCTTGTGGTCCTACCAGCACTAAGCAAGGTAAGTGAAGATTGTATCTAGAAATCAgctgctctttaaaaaaacaaatcccaCGGGAGAGGAAAGTTCTTGTCTCTAAGatctgctgcttctgcagtaACAACAGTACCTAGAGACCTTCATGGAACACAGAGCGAATATCTTGAATGGGGAAATAATGTAAAATAACCtgtataaaacaaatatataataaagtgAGAGATCAGATGACTAGATGAAGTAAATACGGAGAGTAGGGTAAATAAAGATTAAAATGGAAAGGCAAGAGAAGAATCAAATGAGTTTAATAAGAACACAAAGGAACACCAGATCATCTAGAACAGGATTTCTCAAAAAGGGGTCgccacttctgtagggaaagcccctggcgggccaggctggtgtgtttacctctcccgtccacaggtccagccgatcgtggctcccactggccacaaatcacttctccaggccaatgggagctgctggaagcagtggccagtaagtcccttgacccgtgccgcttccagcagctcccattggcccagagcagtgatccacggccagtgggagccacgattggccagacctgcggacggggcaggtaaacacaccagccctgATCTAGAGAATGTGTGCTGGCCACTACAAAGTGAAAGTAGCTCAGTCACAAAAAGCAGTAATGGCTACTTGAGCAATAGGAAAGCATTGTAATCTAGTGGCGAAAGAGGGAGACTGGTCATATGACTCCAGAGTTCTATTGCTGGCTCGTGTGACCTCTTTTACTTTCAGAACCTCAGTTTGGGCAGGTCTGCCTAGCTGGGTTTCACTGTGGCAACAACAGCCCACAGTGTCATGGGGTTTTCAGCCAATTGTCTATTCAGAGAgaccttcattttctttttcctttaccACTCCACCTCCTTTCTACTCTTTCAGGATAGCTTTCAAAAACCTTCACATGTCAAGTACTCCAAATATGATGTGTGGCAGAAAAAGAGCTCACAGCGCCTACAACAGGGAGTTCCCAGCATCCTCCGTGCTCGCAGGTACCGGTGGCAAGCTGAAGGGCTGCAAGCATCTGATGAAACCAAGGTGCATCGTCCCCTCATCTCCCTGCCCAGCCAGAAGCCCCTGGTAGTGCAAGTTTCCTCAGAAACATCAGGCAATCGGAAATGAACTGTGAAAtggattctattttttttttaaatctcctgggGGGGGACTTTTGAGGCCTAACTTCCCTAGCCCTTAGCCCTCTTGGCTGTGAAGCAAGAGGGATTTTGCCTTTCCACCCAGAAGCAATAAAAAGGGGGCACTGTAACGCCAATTTAAAGAGAACCAAACAACTGACTTAGTGAGAAGGGGATTACAGCATTGTCAGCAACAACGTAATTTCTGTGGCATTGTCCTTTAAGcattaaagtgtttttttttttaaacttctgttttgttt carries:
- the IGF2 gene encoding insulin-like growth factor II, whose product is MSGAERYMDECYSHPALLQGCTQEVESSSGSLKVQRMCASRRILLLALTFLAYTVDSTSAYGTAETLCGGELVDTLQFVCGDRGFYFSRPVGRNNRRFNRGIVEECCFRSCDLALLETYCAKSVKSERDLSSSSLVVLPALSKDSFQKPSHVKYSKYDVWQKKSSQRLQQGVPSILRARRYRWQAEGLQASDETKVHRPLISLPSQKPLVVQVSSETSGNRK